One window of Deltaproteobacteria bacterium genomic DNA carries:
- a CDS encoding DHA2 family efflux MFS transporter permease subunit gives MEQTPTTTAPPAPTANKWLIAVAVMLATILEVLDMTIANVALDHIRGSLSAGVDEAAWVMTSYIIGTAIVIPLTGWLSGVFGRKRFFLSCIAAFTVSSLFCGAAPTLESLVFFRVVQGLSGGVMMPLSQAILMETFSTREQPMAMAVWGLGMMLGPILGPIIGGWITDNYSWRWIFYINIPVGGLAFFLLAFILVDPHYIKRAQTHIDWLGLTLLVVGMGCLQVALDKGEREDWFDSSFIVTLGVVSAVSLLLFIFRELRTPMPILDLHVLRNRSFAVGTVFTTIVMFGLYGTYILIPLYCQLVSGYTPLLAGQVLSIQSFGTFASIMLAGRLFHYFDPRLLVSLGCVFAGIGTWDMTHFNPDIDFWGIAAPGFFRGIGSGLIFVPMTTLTLAAVAKEQMGNASALYNMVRTIGGGIGIALLIAFLSRGAQTHQAYLTTHIHPYNQELVQRFMTLNSGAIPSLAGSGLQAETFLQLMYSEVQRQALLMAFVDDFRLIAWIFFLLTPVVFLMRRPQILGGSAAAH, from the coding sequence ATGGAACAGACGCCGACAACGACTGCTCCGCCCGCGCCCACCGCTAATAAATGGCTGATCGCAGTGGCGGTGATGTTAGCCACCATCTTGGAGGTCTTGGATATGACCATCGCCAACGTGGCGTTGGATCATATCCGTGGCAGCCTCTCGGCCGGGGTCGATGAAGCCGCGTGGGTGATGACCTCGTATATTATTGGCACCGCCATCGTGATTCCGCTCACCGGGTGGTTGAGCGGGGTCTTCGGCCGTAAGCGCTTTTTTCTGTCCTGTATTGCTGCTTTTACAGTCAGTTCGCTCTTCTGTGGCGCCGCGCCCACCCTGGAGTCGCTCGTCTTCTTTCGCGTGGTTCAGGGACTGAGCGGCGGCGTCATGATGCCGCTCTCGCAAGCCATTTTGATGGAAACCTTCTCTACCAGGGAACAACCGATGGCGATGGCAGTGTGGGGGCTCGGCATGATGCTGGGGCCGATTTTGGGGCCGATTATCGGCGGCTGGATCACCGACAACTATAGCTGGCGCTGGATTTTCTACATCAATATTCCGGTCGGCGGGCTCGCATTTTTCCTGTTGGCGTTCATCTTGGTCGATCCCCACTACATCAAACGTGCGCAGACTCATATCGACTGGCTCGGACTCACCCTGTTAGTTGTCGGTATGGGTTGCCTCCAGGTGGCCTTGGACAAAGGTGAGCGCGAGGACTGGTTCGATTCCAGTTTCATTGTCACGCTGGGTGTGGTTTCTGCCGTCAGCTTACTCCTCTTCATCTTCCGAGAACTCCGCACCCCAATGCCCATCCTCGACCTGCACGTGTTGCGAAACCGCAGCTTCGCCGTCGGGACGGTCTTTACGACCATCGTCATGTTCGGTCTCTATGGCACCTACATTCTCATCCCCCTCTATTGTCAGCTCGTCTCCGGCTACACACCGCTTCTGGCCGGGCAGGTGTTGTCGATCCAGAGCTTTGGCACCTTTGCCTCGATCATGCTAGCGGGACGGCTCTTTCATTACTTTGATCCGCGACTGCTGGTTTCTTTGGGCTGTGTATTCGCAGGCATTGGGACCTGGGATATGACGCATTTCAACCCTGACATCGATTTCTGGGGTATCGCCGCGCCCGGATTTTTTCGCGGGATCGGCTCCGGGTTGATCTTTGTGCCCATGACGACACTCACGTTGGCCGCGGTCGCCAAAGAGCAGATGGGAAACGCCTCGGCGCTCTACAACATGGTGCGCACAATCGGTGGCGGCATCGGCATTGCGCTGCTGATTGCGTTCTTAAGCCGTGGGGCGCAGACCCATCAAGCCTACCTCACGACGCATATTCACCCCTACAATCAGGAACTCGTGCAACGATTCATGACACTGAACAGCGGAGCCATCCCCAGTCTGGCGGGGAGCGGTCTCCAGGCCGAGACATTTTTGCAACTCATGTATAGCGAGGTGCAGCGACAAGCATTGTTGATGGCCTTCGTCGATGATTTTCGCTTGATTGCATGGATCTTTTTTCTCTTGACTCCGGTGGTGTTTTTGATGCGCCGTCCCCAGATACTCGGCGGGAGCGCGGCGGCGCACTAA
- a CDS encoding HlyD family secretion protein, protein MSEQPYDEQPRSAKKKWLVVLLLLIGLPVGGYYGFAAWKHAATHVSTDNAYVQADMAQITPRVPGTVIDVLVHENWWVKPGQVLVRLDTRDYEVRLAEAKAALTQARESVDQLFAAVAVADERRRATQSQIQVAQAEVAVVQAEFHQTELDFHRAQQLTEEQIIPVQRFDQAKTQYQAARSRLHAKQQQLEEAKQNAITRGRETDQARAALGNTVAGERSEHSLVKQAEAAVHEAELNLSYCTLGAPLEGMVSRKAIEVGQRVQPGQALMALLPLHKVYIEANYKETQLTQVRVGQPVEIRADVYPDHVYHGTVESLSGGTGAAFSLLPPENATGNWVKVVQRLPVKIALTEPPPPDLPLRVGLSVEASINIGNQDGSRLSSLLQEQEQKERAYADTLPRELADPSSPPAARSSVRKE, encoded by the coding sequence GTGTCAGAGCAACCGTACGACGAGCAACCACGCTCGGCTAAGAAGAAGTGGCTGGTAGTGCTGTTGCTGCTCATCGGCCTGCCAGTTGGGGGGTACTATGGCTTTGCCGCTTGGAAGCATGCCGCTACGCATGTGTCCACCGACAACGCGTATGTGCAGGCGGATATGGCGCAAATCACTCCCCGGGTACCCGGCACGGTCATCGACGTTCTCGTCCACGAGAACTGGTGGGTCAAACCAGGGCAGGTGCTCGTGCGTTTGGATACACGCGATTATGAAGTGCGACTCGCCGAAGCCAAGGCAGCACTGACGCAGGCGCGCGAGTCAGTCGATCAACTCTTCGCGGCAGTGGCGGTGGCGGACGAACGACGCCGGGCGACGCAGTCGCAGATTCAGGTGGCGCAGGCGGAAGTCGCAGTGGTGCAGGCAGAGTTTCACCAGACCGAGCTGGATTTTCACCGTGCTCAGCAATTAACTGAAGAGCAAATCATCCCGGTCCAGCGCTTCGATCAAGCCAAGACACAATACCAGGCTGCCCGCTCTCGCCTGCACGCCAAGCAACAGCAACTCGAAGAGGCGAAACAGAACGCGATAACCCGGGGGCGAGAAACTGACCAGGCGCGTGCAGCGCTGGGAAACACCGTCGCGGGCGAACGCTCCGAACACTCATTGGTAAAGCAGGCAGAAGCTGCGGTCCACGAGGCCGAGTTGAACCTCAGCTATTGTACGCTGGGCGCACCGCTGGAAGGCATGGTCAGCCGCAAAGCGATTGAAGTCGGGCAACGCGTGCAACCCGGTCAAGCGCTTATGGCCCTCCTTCCATTGCATAAAGTCTATATCGAGGCCAATTACAAAGAGACGCAACTGACCCAGGTACGGGTCGGGCAACCGGTAGAGATTCGGGCAGATGTGTACCCCGACCACGTGTATCACGGCACCGTGGAAAGCCTGAGTGGCGGCACTGGCGCGGCGTTTTCGTTGCTCCCGCCGGAAAACGCCACCGGCAACTGGGTCAAGGTGGTACAACGCTTGCCGGTCAAAATTGCGCTCACCGAACCCCCGCCGCCAGACTTACCGTTGCGTGTCGGACTCTCCGTCGAAGCCTCGATTAACATTGGTAATCAGGACGGGTCGCGACTCAGTTCTCTTTTGCAAGAGCAAGAACAAAAAGAGAGGGCGTACGCCGACACACTCCCTAGGGAGCTGGCTGACCCGAGCAGCCCGCCCGCCGCGCGCTCTTCGGTGCGAAAAGAGTAA
- a CDS encoding TetR/AcrR family transcriptional regulator has translation MREQDNSVAKHARILQVAVELFTERDFHQVLMEDVAARADVGKGTVYRYFPTKEELYFATIFEGWDRLGKELEAVVQQHEPLQDTLEHVTRQVLSYFWHRRQFVTLVHRLENNLEGEEQADWQRRRDNIVEVFADILNKGAAEQAVSTERLRVVTEMYLGMLRSIVLYRGDRDTPDTMAPLAVHLFLDGLSNFTPFLEHLDSRLTAGGKSRVRATVRRATTLG, from the coding sequence ATGCGGGAGCAAGACAATAGTGTGGCGAAGCACGCCAGGATTTTACAAGTGGCGGTGGAGTTATTCACTGAGCGGGATTTTCACCAGGTCCTTATGGAAGACGTGGCGGCGCGCGCCGACGTTGGCAAAGGCACGGTGTATCGCTATTTCCCGACGAAAGAAGAACTATACTTCGCAACTATCTTCGAGGGATGGGATCGACTCGGGAAGGAATTGGAGGCGGTCGTACAACAACACGAGCCGCTGCAAGATACCCTAGAACATGTGACGCGACAGGTGCTGTCCTACTTTTGGCACCGCCGTCAATTTGTCACCTTGGTCCATCGTTTAGAAAATAACCTCGAAGGAGAAGAACAAGCCGACTGGCAACGGCGCCGCGACAACATCGTCGAAGTGTTTGCCGACATCTTGAACAAAGGTGCGGCGGAGCAGGCGGTGTCCACCGAGCGACTACGGGTGGTCACCGAAATGTATCTTGGCATGTTGCGGTCGATTGTCTTGTACCGGGGGGACCGAGATACACCCGACACCATGGCCCCGCTGGCCGTCCACCTTTTCCTGGATGGGCTGAGCAACTTTACTCCATTCCTGGAACACTTGGACAGCCGACTTACAGCAGGAGGAAAATCCCGTGTCAGAGCAACCGTACGACGAGCAACCACGCTCGGCTAA
- a CDS encoding cytochrome P450, giving the protein MDYNPLSPEAIENPYPYYAYLREHAPVYWIAPLQAWALSRYADVDFALRNPQIFSSSEFTTQTLGELNPTPEVPWILDMNPPDHTRLRKLANKGFLPRLIRALEPRVQEITRQLIASLRSQTEGDLVSMLSGPLPTTVIAEMLGVEAERLDDFKQWSDDVVLGTSRPTDEAVRDRVRKSGAALRGYFERLIERRRTDPGEDVITALVRAEEERDILSASEILGLAVLLLVAGNETTTNLIGNAVRNLLSHPAELAKVRADRTLVPSLVEEILRYDSPVQLLPRVTTREVELEGGKIPAGATVFLLLGSANRDERKFPEPDRFDVARNPQDHVAFGYGIHYCLGAPLARLEGRIALDSLLFDCPPFTCTREHLPQIASVIVRGVQTLPLRFGASGSL; this is encoded by the coding sequence ATGGACTACAACCCACTTTCGCCTGAAGCGATAGAAAACCCGTATCCATATTACGCCTACTTGCGTGAACATGCCCCAGTGTACTGGATCGCACCTCTGCAAGCCTGGGCGCTCAGTCGGTATGCCGATGTGGACTTCGCCCTCCGCAATCCCCAGATTTTCTCGTCTTCTGAGTTTACCACCCAAACGCTGGGAGAGCTTAACCCCACCCCTGAGGTGCCGTGGATTCTTGACATGAATCCCCCGGATCATACGCGGCTGCGCAAGCTGGCAAACAAAGGGTTTCTCCCCCGCCTGATCCGCGCCCTTGAACCGCGGGTGCAAGAAATTACGCGGCAGTTGATCGCCTCCCTGAGAAGCCAGACTGAGGGCGATTTGGTCTCGATGTTGTCAGGGCCACTGCCGACAACCGTGATTGCGGAAATGCTCGGAGTCGAAGCCGAACGGCTTGATGACTTTAAGCAATGGTCAGACGATGTGGTCTTAGGCACCAGCCGCCCGACCGATGAAGCCGTCCGGGATCGCGTGCGAAAGAGCGGGGCTGCATTGCGGGGCTACTTCGAGCGGTTGATCGAGCGGCGCCGCACCGACCCTGGAGAAGATGTGATTACGGCCTTGGTGCGCGCTGAAGAAGAGCGTGACATCCTCTCGGCTTCCGAGATCCTGGGGCTAGCCGTCCTCTTGCTGGTGGCGGGAAACGAAACTACGACCAATTTGATTGGCAACGCGGTGCGCAACCTCCTGAGCCATCCGGCGGAGCTTGCCAAAGTCCGGGCCGATCGCACGCTCGTTCCCTCGCTGGTTGAAGAAATACTGCGCTATGATTCCCCAGTCCAACTGCTCCCTCGCGTGACCACACGCGAGGTCGAACTGGAAGGTGGCAAGATTCCCGCCGGCGCGACGGTCTTCTTACTCTTAGGCTCTGCCAATCGCGATGAACGGAAGTTTCCTGAACCGGATCGCTTCGACGTAGCGCGCAACCCGCAGGATCATGTGGCGTTTGGCTATGGCATTCACTACTGCCTGGGCGCACCCTTAGCACGGTTGGAAGGACGGATTGCACTCGACTCGCTCTTGTTCGATTGTCCGCCGTTTACGTGCACCAGGGAGCATCTGCCGCAGATTGCCTCGGTCATCGTCCGTGGCGTGCAAACCCTGCCGTTACGATTTGGCGCATCGGGAAGTCTATGA
- a CDS encoding DUF2834 domain-containing protein — protein sequence MTTRETMYAVLVVLGVIIPTYYNLQYMGAGGNFLLDFFTVPMQSAITASLLFDILIAFAAFNVLLFTEGRTLGGRNFVICLLVSWLVAFAAGLPLFLFFRERQKRLGQ from the coding sequence ATGACAACACGAGAGACGATGTATGCCGTACTTGTCGTCCTAGGGGTCATTATCCCTACGTATTACAACCTCCAGTATATGGGTGCAGGGGGAAATTTCTTGCTCGATTTCTTCACCGTGCCCATGCAGAGCGCGATAACGGCGTCGTTGCTCTTCGACATCTTGATTGCCTTTGCAGCTTTCAATGTCCTGCTCTTCACGGAAGGTCGAACGTTAGGCGGTCGCAACTTCGTCATCTGTCTGCTGGTCTCGTGGCTGGTGGCGTTTGCCGCTGGGCTGCCGCTATTCCTGTTCTTCCGCGAGCGGCAAAAACGACTTGGACAATAA
- a CDS encoding metal-dependent hydrolase gives MSEKKTAQGIEVRKVPFEFPQDFRPHWHPDDPAVSQLVNGTSLLLPYMEPFIIDAIREASKHITDPALQKEAKAWIGQESQHFMQHRRFNEVLIATGYPQLRAREKELEQEYEQLKTRPLKFQVAYTAGFETMALAIGHTIIADRAHLFRGADPAVASLWLWHVVEEIEHKNLAFDVYQHIYGDYWYRVYGMLSAMIHLTQMVRGSYMVLLKADGLWGKWKTRWAIKKLAFRLFASALPGILRHALPWHHPSHVANPAWMREWVALYDQGEKGLAKLDTAKLPLSPAGMLPTL, from the coding sequence ATGAGTGAGAAGAAAACCGCGCAAGGAATTGAAGTGCGGAAAGTCCCGTTCGAGTTTCCGCAGGATTTTCGACCGCATTGGCATCCAGACGATCCGGCCGTGAGCCAACTCGTCAACGGCACTTCGCTCCTGCTGCCGTACATGGAGCCCTTCATCATCGACGCGATTCGCGAAGCGAGCAAGCACATCACCGACCCGGCCCTCCAGAAAGAGGCGAAAGCGTGGATCGGCCAGGAATCGCAACACTTCATGCAGCACCGCCGCTTCAACGAAGTGCTTATCGCCACAGGCTACCCTCAACTGCGCGCACGGGAGAAGGAACTTGAACAGGAGTACGAACAGCTGAAGACTCGTCCGCTCAAGTTCCAAGTCGCGTATACCGCCGGGTTCGAGACGATGGCGCTGGCCATCGGTCATACGATCATTGCGGATCGTGCGCACCTCTTTCGCGGAGCCGATCCTGCCGTTGCTTCCCTGTGGCTCTGGCATGTCGTCGAAGAAATCGAACATAAAAATCTGGCGTTCGATGTCTACCAACATATCTATGGAGACTATTGGTATCGCGTCTACGGAATGCTTTCGGCAATGATCCACCTTACGCAAATGGTGCGTGGATCGTACATGGTGCTGCTCAAAGCCGATGGCTTGTGGGGGAAGTGGAAGACCCGTTGGGCGATTAAGAAGCTGGCGTTTCGCCTCTTTGCCTCTGCGCTTCCTGGCATTCTACGGCACGCCTTGCCGTGGCATCACCCGTCGCATGTCGCCAACCCGGCGTGGATGCGAGAATGGGTAGCGCTGTACGACCAAGGTGAGAAGGGCCTAGCGAAGCTCGATACAGCCAAGCTGCCGCTGTCCCCTGCGGGCATGCTGCCAACGTTGTGA
- a CDS encoding winged helix DNA-binding protein translates to MVDTAPPAQEDLAADLMNLFLPVHYRIGVGFEETLRCGQLSRKQVAILWLMRAEGGTEGSMRRKDIERLLASWFETSSSTITRSLAALARTPLKLVHVVGDRDSGREKRVVLTPKGEQFLAGMAGEGKAFTQKLLDGMPRQEVREMVRLMQKAITVLEREEEEKNSRSPRTVKRKPATP, encoded by the coding sequence ATGGTAGACACCGCACCGCCCGCGCAGGAAGATCTCGCTGCCGACTTGATGAATCTCTTCCTACCGGTTCATTACCGGATTGGAGTTGGGTTTGAAGAGACGCTGCGCTGCGGCCAACTCTCACGCAAACAAGTCGCCATCTTATGGCTCATGCGCGCCGAAGGTGGAACAGAGGGCAGCATGCGCCGCAAAGATATCGAGCGGCTTCTCGCTTCCTGGTTTGAAACTAGCAGTTCGACCATCACCCGGTCTCTCGCCGCGCTGGCGCGGACTCCGCTCAAACTTGTGCACGTGGTTGGCGATCGGGATTCGGGTCGCGAGAAACGTGTGGTCCTGACACCGAAAGGTGAGCAGTTCCTTGCCGGCATGGCTGGAGAAGGAAAGGCGTTCACTCAAAAGCTGTTAGACGGCATGCCTCGGCAGGAAGTCCGCGAGATGGTGCGCCTCATGCAAAAAGCGATCACCGTCCTTGAGCGGGAGGAAGAAGAAAAAAACTCGCGCTCGCCACGGACAGTCAAGAGAAAACCAGCCACCCCCTAG
- a CDS encoding MBL fold metallo-hydrolase has product MKWKVGDTTITKITEIIYPEFSDVIPAATPDVVKKVQWLFPHFVTPEGKLSLSIHSLIVDTPTAKLVVDTCIGNDRNREPMSVMSNLATSYLEDMIAAGYQPESIDYVLCTHLHLDHVGWNTRLVNGKWVPTFPKASYLLGKKELALFGSIDENAKEDFLQVQRRVFADSVQPVLDAGLAKPVEGPAQVCEGVRLIPTPGHTPGHCSVIIESKGEKALITGDCIHHPIQFHDPGLVSPFDVDNTAAVATRRRVFAEYADTPTLVIGTHFAGPTAGKLMRDGDGYRLDV; this is encoded by the coding sequence ATGAAATGGAAAGTTGGCGATACGACCATTACGAAGATTACCGAGATTATCTATCCAGAATTTTCCGACGTGATTCCTGCCGCCACGCCGGACGTAGTGAAGAAAGTACAGTGGCTGTTCCCGCATTTCGTGACCCCCGAGGGCAAGCTCAGCCTGAGTATTCATTCGCTGATTGTGGATACCCCCACTGCCAAACTCGTGGTGGACACCTGCATCGGCAACGATCGCAACCGTGAGCCGATGTCGGTCATGAGCAACCTCGCGACGTCGTATCTGGAAGACATGATTGCGGCTGGCTACCAGCCCGAGAGCATCGATTACGTCTTGTGCACGCATTTACATCTGGATCACGTGGGCTGGAACACCCGGCTCGTCAATGGGAAATGGGTGCCCACGTTTCCCAAAGCGTCGTATCTCCTAGGCAAAAAAGAACTCGCACTTTTCGGCTCGATCGACGAGAACGCGAAAGAGGATTTCTTGCAAGTGCAACGCCGGGTCTTCGCGGACTCCGTGCAGCCGGTGCTCGATGCCGGTCTCGCCAAGCCGGTCGAAGGACCAGCTCAAGTGTGCGAGGGCGTACGCCTCATACCAACTCCGGGCCATACCCCAGGGCATTGTTCTGTCATCATCGAGTCCAAAGGGGAGAAAGCCCTGATCACAGGCGATTGCATTCACCACCCCATTCAATTCCACGACCCGGGCTTAGTCAGCCCGTTTGATGTGGACAACACCGCCGCAGTCGCCACCCGACGCCGAGTCTTCGCAGAATATGCGGATACGCCCACGCTGGTGATTGGAACGCATTTTGCCGGTCCCACAGCCGGGAAACTTATGCGCGATGGCGACGGCTATCGGCTCGATGTTTGA
- a CDS encoding TMEM165/GDT1 family protein, with the protein MQFPPFVIALFMVFIAEMGDKTQLVALAFATRYAAQTVLAGVFAATLLVHLFSVVLGELLGVTLPIFWVKLLAGVAFLGFGWWTLRGDEFTETDQLAERRVGPMLTVATTFFLAELGDKTMLATVTIASQQHDFVGVWLGSTVGMVVADGLAIVAGKMLGKQLPETAIKYGAATIFIVTGVVTLMDAVWSR; encoded by the coding sequence ATGCAGTTCCCTCCCTTTGTGATCGCACTGTTTATGGTCTTCATTGCTGAAATGGGTGACAAAACCCAGCTTGTCGCTTTGGCGTTTGCCACACGGTATGCGGCGCAGACCGTACTCGCCGGGGTCTTTGCGGCCACACTGTTGGTCCATTTGTTTTCGGTGGTGCTCGGAGAGCTTCTTGGCGTCACGTTACCGATCTTCTGGGTTAAACTCTTGGCGGGAGTCGCTTTTCTCGGGTTTGGCTGGTGGACACTGCGCGGCGATGAATTCACTGAAACCGACCAGCTAGCGGAACGCCGTGTCGGGCCGATGCTCACCGTCGCGACAACGTTCTTTCTGGCGGAATTAGGGGACAAGACCATGCTCGCGACGGTGACGATTGCCAGCCAGCAGCATGACTTCGTAGGGGTCTGGCTTGGAAGTACGGTGGGGATGGTCGTCGCCGATGGGTTAGCAATCGTCGCAGGGAAGATGCTCGGCAAACAGCTCCCCGAGACTGCCATCAAGTACGGTGCAGCAACCATTTTCATTGTGACCGGAGTCGTTACTCTCATGGATGCGGTGTGGTCGCGATAG
- a CDS encoding acyl-CoA dehydrogenase family protein, with protein sequence MTTQQDMQAATDIMSETQALAPLIEEFRSTMETERRLPAPVVDALRELGALRLAVPRAYGGLELDPMTQVKVVEELSRLDGSVGWCAMISSAGSFASAFLAPEIAQRLCGHTDFSLAGQVVPVGHAELVDGGYRVTGRYRFGSGCQHASIIAGGCVVFENGTPRRLANGQPETRVMIFPPSACQILDTWHTTGLLGTGSHDFEVENVFVPFAESWSFAERPPYSGTLYRFPPLFLVTHAGVPLGLARAALDAVIELANRKELAPDPHKLSSSRLLREESRVHEAMAVAEGALAAVRSFVYSSLTELWETLSRSEKPSPRQRALYRIMLIDAHRVAKEVITSMYDLAATSAIYRSHPLDRIMRDILTACQHGVVHPKMYRPAGRLLLGLAPGDPLF encoded by the coding sequence ATGACAACACAGCAAGACATGCAAGCCGCAACCGACATCATGTCAGAGACGCAAGCACTGGCCCCGCTGATTGAGGAATTCCGCAGTACGATGGAGACGGAACGACGCTTGCCGGCCCCGGTCGTCGATGCGCTGAGAGAACTGGGCGCGTTGCGCTTGGCGGTGCCGCGCGCTTACGGCGGGCTGGAGCTTGACCCCATGACGCAGGTCAAAGTCGTGGAAGAACTGTCGCGGCTGGACGGTTCGGTGGGCTGGTGCGCGATGATCTCGTCGGCAGGCAGTTTCGCGAGTGCTTTTCTTGCGCCAGAGATCGCGCAGCGGTTGTGTGGCCATACCGATTTTTCTCTCGCCGGCCAAGTGGTGCCGGTCGGGCACGCTGAGTTGGTGGATGGCGGTTATCGCGTCACTGGTCGCTACCGGTTCGGCAGCGGCTGCCAGCACGCCTCGATCATCGCCGGGGGATGCGTGGTCTTCGAAAACGGCACCCCTCGCCGGCTTGCCAATGGCCAACCAGAGACTCGGGTCATGATCTTTCCCCCTTCGGCCTGCCAGATTCTCGACACCTGGCATACGACTGGCCTTCTCGGCACCGGCAGCCACGACTTCGAAGTCGAGAATGTTTTCGTCCCGTTTGCAGAGAGTTGGAGCTTTGCCGAGCGTCCGCCCTACTCCGGCACGCTCTATCGGTTTCCCCCACTCTTTCTGGTCACGCACGCCGGAGTGCCGCTGGGGCTAGCACGTGCAGCTCTCGACGCGGTCATCGAATTAGCCAACCGCAAAGAGTTAGCTCCCGATCCCCACAAACTCTCTAGCTCCCGCCTCTTACGCGAGGAGTCGCGTGTCCATGAAGCGATGGCAGTGGCGGAAGGAGCTTTGGCGGCGGTGCGGAGTTTTGTCTACTCCTCTCTGACCGAGTTATGGGAGACGCTGAGCCGCAGTGAGAAGCCGTCCCCCCGCCAGCGCGCACTGTATCGGATCATGCTGATCGATGCGCACCGGGTGGCGAAGGAAGTGATTACCTCCATGTATGACTTGGCGGCAACGAGCGCCATCTATCGCAGCCATCCGCTCGACCGGATCATGCGAGATATTCTGACGGCATGTCAGCACGGAGTGGTGCATCCCAAGATGTACCGGCCAGCCGGTCGCCTGCTGTTGGGGCTGGCACCTGGTGACCCGTTGTTCTAA
- a CDS encoding LLM class flavin-dependent oxidoreductase produces the protein MEFGVFYLPSIGNKQEISQGMAGRRTDLYQRMLWNLAEQAQYLDAHGYYGVAFTEHHFHIEGEEVSTNPILLDMFLGMQTKNLRVGQLGLVLPCQNPLRVAEDIAILDQATKGRAFAGFARGYQPRWVNTLGQHYDTLRDNATDPERYEALKKELYEEHFEIIMKAWTKPTFSHHGKHWQIPPPNTYWAAHEVTRQYGQGVDDRGMLTEIGTVPETYQKPHPPLFQPFSFSESSVKWAARHNVVPITIVCDPEICLGQFRACQAGAAEVGKTLPLGKGIGLAREIVVADTDEEALAIGRESGCFIWTKFFEPFGFNSALIKPGEDYKTIPNTFESMCERGLTLCGSPDTVARQIERILKQLPAEYFWLYVYNELVPQKAMMRSFELLTKKVLPHFSDKIS, from the coding sequence ATGGAATTTGGCGTGTTTTATTTGCCGAGTATCGGCAACAAGCAAGAAATCTCGCAGGGGATGGCGGGTCGCCGTACCGACCTCTACCAGCGCATGCTGTGGAACCTCGCGGAACAAGCGCAGTATCTCGATGCGCACGGGTACTACGGAGTCGCCTTTACCGAGCATCATTTCCATATCGAAGGCGAAGAGGTCTCCACGAACCCTATTCTGCTCGACATGTTCCTTGGCATGCAAACCAAGAACCTGCGTGTCGGGCAACTGGGGTTGGTGTTGCCGTGTCAAAATCCTCTGCGCGTCGCCGAAGATATAGCGATCCTCGATCAAGCGACCAAAGGTCGGGCGTTCGCCGGGTTTGCGCGCGGGTATCAACCCCGCTGGGTCAATACCCTGGGACAGCATTACGACACCTTGCGCGACAACGCGACCGATCCGGAGCGGTATGAAGCGCTCAAGAAAGAGCTGTATGAAGAGCACTTCGAGATTATCATGAAGGCATGGACGAAACCCACCTTCTCGCATCACGGTAAACACTGGCAGATCCCGCCGCCCAATACCTATTGGGCGGCGCACGAGGTCACGCGGCAATATGGTCAGGGCGTGGATGACCGCGGCATGCTCACAGAGATTGGCACGGTGCCGGAGACCTACCAGAAGCCGCATCCGCCGCTCTTTCAACCGTTCAGTTTTTCCGAGTCCTCGGTGAAATGGGCGGCACGTCACAACGTCGTACCGATCACCATCGTCTGCGACCCGGAGATTTGCCTGGGCCAATTCCGCGCCTGTCAGGCTGGGGCCGCTGAAGTCGGGAAAACCTTACCGCTGGGGAAAGGCATTGGCCTCGCGCGCGAGATCGTCGTCGCCGACACCGACGAAGAAGCCCTGGCGATCGGACGTGAGAGCGGGTGTTTTATCTGGACGAAATTTTTCGAGCCCTTCGGGTTTAACTCCGCGTTGATCAAACCTGGCGAAGACTACAAGACGATCCCGAATACGTTCGAGTCGATGTGCGAGCGTGGCCTGACGCTCTGCGGCAGCCCGGACACTGTGGCTCGCCAGATCGAACGGATCTTGAAACAACTGCCAGCCGAGTATTTCTGGCTCTATGTGTACAACGAACTCGTGCCGCAGAAGGCAATGATGCGCAGCTTCGAGCTCCTCACAAAAAAGGTCTTGCCGCACTTCTCTGACAAGATCTCCTGA